The following nucleotide sequence is from Rhizoctonia solani chromosome 15, complete sequence.
aggGTGAGGTAATTTGGGTCCTCCAATAGGCAAACCCGTTGGGTGGTGGTTGTGGAAGTGgttgcggtgaccggggatttggctggtgcctttttTGGCCGGTTCTCCTCGTTCTCCCAACgggtgttgtcaattttgatggagGCAGCAAATATAGCCTCCAGCTCGTTggggatgttgtccttggtggacaggagttccttaaccttccagtgaaggccgcgtgTGAATTGGGCGATGTACGCCTCTTCATTCCAGTCAAGCTCTGCCAtaaggttgcggaactcggtgacatactcagaggtggtggtggtctgagTAAGCACGGCGATTTTTCTGGCGGCCGCCCGCTTTGCGTCTGGGTCTGCAAAGGCTTCTttaaatttggccgttaaggccgggatagtGGTTGGCGGgtttccctcgcccttgatgatggcccctATGAGGGGAAGTGCCCAATCAGCTgctttgtctgtcatgtggtaaagtatccacacgaccatctgctcttctttgtcaaattgatCCCTGTGTAGGGCTACCCAAAGCAGCATGCAATCCAGCCATTGTgtggccttgcgtcccctgGTTTCTCCTTGATAAGGGTTGGGGAGAtccattttgggcctttTTACGCTGCTtcctgcgtcaaagggggtaagggagctgagtGACCGCCTAGGCGTTCCctgaggctcttttttgggtcGCCTTGGTTCTTGTCAtagacacagtcgataccagggaatttattcccattttctcgaatttaaacgaaagcaaacggacaacattttcaatcacgtgacttcggcgcttataacatacgctaagcgccaagccacgtccccttccgcgcttacctcagcacacgtagccacctccaccaatgacatcactatgacacgtatgcatgagtaaggccgactgcggagcggggttcttattggttatggtattgcatatatctgtatttgtaattagtctacctctgtaatatataaggaggccaaccgaccatggtaacacccaggtcgattacctcttgtcgcatcacacattgtacgagggccttacagcccagtaagattacgtagatacacgccttaagcgtcgtcctcgctgtacatacgtagctcgtcatcgccttatagcgcgtgaccatcgtagttagttagttcgtcgtcgtagggtacctcgtcaccgccttaagcggttttacTGTATAGttacacggccacaagcgcccgcaccctcgacgtccttacagacgtctaggacactaggtaattgaccttaagtcggttgcaaaccgtgcccaccaagcacacccacttagccacaacaaacaagaaggccccctgtactagcacaagggaaaacaggtGATCGAGCTCGCCTttcgctgtcaataatcaaaccagcgtcggctccacctagtaccgaattgctataaggcagacgggttctaatcgtccgcatacccacggttgccgcacctgttaccagcgacctcagacagcagatacacccgcttgcagagacgagaccctacattacgcccgcccacggctgtaattagcggcacttactgtccaacgctaggtcgtttgacgcagaggtttagcgttcgcgtaacaaagcgctcataagtcctgatataggcactacctggctacacagccctcactcccccttacttgcccaccattacctcgcgCACTCCCACTCGCTCCTCCTCCCGTGCttcttcccacgctggccgctcctacccgccaacacataccatggcaacccgttcccggccaGCCTCTcgaacccgctccccaatTGATCAAGGGGAGctgggaccccaactttTGGCAACCCCCTATGTCGAAAtcggggaagtctccctcgaGCGAATCAcaagcctcctccttggcctcctcggCCAAGTCGAGCACCTTGAGCGGAAAGTGGAAGAAGTCCGAGAAGCAGGGGTCGAGGCCCGTACCaaccttgagaacatctctcaagccgtcgatactgtcaaggatgggcttagaagcctccaactccatggGCCCCGGACCCCAGAGGACACAAAACCCCCGgccgtggaagcaacgccacgccccttaTCAAAAGTCGACCCTATTGGATCGACTAGTCGGGTCTCGTTCTGGCCCGAACCATCTAGAGGGCTCCCCgcctttgcccaacccactcctgtccaagcagtgcccccgcgagtcccatctccccctccatctccgcgtctccaatccccgatTGGGACAGCTGCCCCTcctcctccggctccagtcgccacctatcccgctccggtcaaggttgaccatcccgacgcctacacaggcaaaatagggagcaaagcaaagcagtggctgacccGGATGTTagcctggacccgcctcaaCTCCCGCATGTTCCCCACAGACCAAGAGGTCTTATCATTCCTtctcatgaacatgaaggattccgcgggagcatgggcTCATCCACACCTCgaccagcttgggtcacaccgagccatcatccaaacggtcgAAGGATTCAAACTGgagttcctggcagcatttggcgaccctgatgccacaagggccgctgaGCGGAAGATAACCTCCCTTACCcaatccggcacatgcgcggattatATTACGaagttcagaaccttagcaatggaactggactggaacgacgcggcccttcgaggccagtttgcccaaggcctccattgggaggtcagccgccaaattgcaACCCGTGAACACCGTCCCCGCACCCTCTtagagctgcaaaatgcagcacttgtcatcgataacgccctccgagaggagcgtgctagccatccgCCGAAGGATAGTaagtctagcagaccatctaaccccgcaagggggacgagtaccggccagtcAAGCACCGGCTCTAAGAAGCTCTCCGACGATCCAAACTTTGTgtcggaagaagaacaaaatcgccgccgcgccgctggcgcTTGTATCAAGTGCGGAaaaatgggtcacaagttcgcggaatgccgcacgggctggaaggccacccctgttgaggacaaagggaaggctaaggaaaccgccaaaattggcaaagactctgagtaccaatcgggaaaagagtaagggtacctgctgccgcgcgcaaggaccccaaggactctggctgcattgaaatttgtaatatatccaaTAGTCACAATAGAATGTCTCCCCTGTTCACAATTTCGattaaaccagagaaacaagcggaacacctagaagtcctgatagactcaggcgccacattgtCATTTCTTCACCCCCGTACCGCCGAGGCATTACGCCTACCTCTTATAGATCTCCCAACACCCcgcaccgttactatgcttgatgggtcgagcccccaggctggcaaaatttggaagaaggctaatctaaccttctcctttgatggcaaacgtatGACGGAGACCTTCTTGatctgcaatacagggtccCACGCCGCCATTTTAGGATTGAAGTGGTTGGATGCCCATAATCCAGAGATCGATTGGAACcaacgcaccctctcctttccccatgcaCCACCGGAACATGTAGCCATCgctgaggaagaggaagctgaccagaacccccttgaaggagtcccccccgagtaccatcaatacgccaaggtatttggagaggaggaattcaacaagcttccccgcACAGGCATTACAATATCGGGATTGAGCTCACAGAGGAAGGTCCCCTGAACTCCCCCCTGTACAGCATGACAgacgccaaatccgccaccctcaaggattggctcagggacgagttGAAAGCAGGGAAAATCCGCCCTAGCAAATCTTCAATTAGCTCTCCTGTGATGTTTGTCCCAAAAAAAGATGGTTCCCGCcaattggttgttgactaccgccgtctcaataaccggacaaaaaagaacgtATATCCACTACCCCGTCCagacgacctcatggcccagctccgcggcgccaaggttttcaccaagctagacctgagatggggttacaacaatgtccgtgtTAAAGAAggcgacgaatggaaaacagcattccggaccaagtacggcctctacaagtccctggtcatgacttttggcctgacaaacgcccctgccgccttccagcattttatgaacgaactattcaaggatttgCTTGACGTCTGTGTCATCATAtatcttgatgacatcctcatTTACTCCAAGACAGACGCCGACCACGCTCAACACGTTCACGAGGTCCTGAAAAGGCTAAAGGAGAATCAACTGTTTTGTAAGGCATCAAAGTGTACGTTCCACGTCACATCAGTGGAGTACCTTGGTATAATTGTCTCGGACCAAGGATTCAGCCTagataagctcaagatcaaGGCAGTTCAAGAgtggcccacgcccaccaaggtgaaggaagtacaatccttccttggatTCGCCAATTTCCTGCGTCGATTCATTGCCAAttttagtcacatggccagacCCCTGCACAAtctggtcaagaaggatacagtctggaaatgggaagcCAAAGAACAGGAAGCTTTCCAGGGACTTAAGAACGCTATCACCAACGCAC
It contains:
- a CDS encoding Retrotransposable element Tf2 protein, with protein sequence MATRSRPASRTRSPIDQGELGPQLLATPYVEIGEVSLERITSLLLGLLGQVEHLERKVEEVREAGVEARTNLENISQAVDTVKDGLRSLQLHGPRTPEDTKPPAVEATPRPLSKVDPIGSTSRVSFWPEPSRGLPAFAQPTPVQAVPPRVPSPPPSPRLQSPIGTAAPPPPAPVATYPAPVKVDHPDAYTGKIGSKAKQWLTRMLAWTRLNSRMFPTDQEVLSFLLMNMKDSAGAWAHPHLDQLGSHRAIIQTVEGFKLEFLAAFGDPDATRAAERKITSLTQSGTCADYITKFRTLAMELDWNDAALRGQFAQGLHWEVSRQIATREHRPRTLLELQNAALVIDNALREERASHPPKDSKSSRPSNPARGTSTGQSSTGSKKLSDDPNFVSEEEQNRRRAAGACIKCGKMGHKFAECRTGWKATPVEDKGKAKETAKIGKDSEYQSGKE
- a CDS encoding Retrotransposon-derived protein PEG10 gives rise to the protein MDLPNPYQGETRGRKATQWLDCMLLWVALHRDQFDKEEQMVVWILYHMTDKAADWALPLIGAIIKGEGNPPTTIPALTAKFKEAFADPDAKRAAARKIAVLTQTTTTSEYVTEFRNLMAELDWNEEAYIAQFTRGLHWKVKELLSTKDNIPNELEAIFAASIKIDNTRWENEENRPKKAPAKSPVTATTSTTTTQRVCLLEDPNYLTLEERDCRRASGLCVKCGQKGHGIKQCPNGWKATIKEAAKIGEVVELEKE